One genomic window of Prochlorococcus sp. MIT 0801 includes the following:
- the nrdR gene encoding transcriptional regulator NrdR, which translates to MQCPSCQNTDSRVLESRSADSGKSVRRRRECLNCDFRFTTYERVETTPITVLKRSGAKELFNRSKIINGLNRACEKTLIHESQIEFIVDEIERVLHQEVCKEIKSIEIGEMVLTNLKDINEVAYIRFASVYRQFNGINDFMKTLESLKPIKKEQLASVI; encoded by the coding sequence ATGCAGTGCCCATCTTGTCAAAACACAGACAGTCGAGTTCTTGAATCCAGATCGGCTGATTCTGGAAAAAGCGTAAGAAGAAGAAGGGAGTGCTTAAATTGCGACTTCCGATTTACTACTTATGAAAGAGTAGAAACAACACCAATTACTGTTTTAAAAAGAAGCGGAGCAAAAGAATTATTTAATCGAAGTAAAATAATTAATGGCTTAAACAGAGCCTGTGAAAAAACACTCATACATGAATCTCAAATTGAATTTATTGTTGATGAAATAGAACGAGTTCTCCATCAAGAGGTTTGCAAAGAGATCAAATCAATTGAAATTGGAGAGATGGTTCTTACAAATTTAAAAGATATTAATGAAGTTGCTTATATCAGATTTGCCTCTGTTTATAGACAATTCAATGGAATTAATGATTTCATGAAAACCCTTGAATCACTAAAACCCATAAAAAAAGAACAATTGGCATCAGTTATTTAA
- the psbB gene encoding photosystem II chlorophyll-binding protein CP47 — protein sequence MGLPWYRVHTVVINDPGRLLAVHLMHTALLAGWAGSMALYELAIFDPSDPVLNPMWRQGMYVMPFMARLGITGSWNGWDITGATGVDPGFWSFEGVAAAHIVFSGLLMLAAVWHWTYWDLELWEDSRTGEPALDLPRIFGIHLFLAGLTCFGFGAFHCSSVGIWVSDPYGLTGHVEKVAPVWGAEGFNPFNAGGIVANHVGAGLLGIIGGIFHITNRPGERLYRALKLGSLEGVLASALAAVLFVSFVVAGTMWYGSATTPVELFGPTRYQWDSGYFKTEINRRVQESMNDGASKAEAYAAIPEQLAFYDYVGNSPAKGGLFRVGAMVNGDGVPSGWQGHISFTDSDGNDLEVRRIPNFFENFPVILEDKDGNVKADIPFRRAEAKYSIEQTGVTATVYGGELNGQTFTDPVIVKRLARKSQLGEAFKFDRDRYKSDGVFRSSPRAWFTYAHLCFGLLFLFGHWWHAARTLFGDRFSGIDPELGDQVEFGLFKKLGDESTRRIPGRA from the coding sequence ATGGGATTGCCCTGGTATCGGGTGCACACAGTCGTTATCAACGACCCTGGCCGCCTCTTGGCCGTGCACCTCATGCATACTGCTTTGTTAGCCGGCTGGGCCGGCTCAATGGCCTTATATGAATTGGCCATTTTTGATCCTTCTGATCCAGTACTTAATCCAATGTGGCGCCAAGGCATGTATGTCATGCCCTTTATGGCCCGCTTAGGAATTACAGGCAGCTGGAACGGATGGGATATAACCGGAGCAACTGGAGTCGACCCCGGCTTCTGGAGCTTCGAAGGTGTTGCTGCAGCTCATATAGTTTTCAGTGGTCTCCTTATGCTCGCTGCCGTATGGCACTGGACATATTGGGACCTTGAATTGTGGGAAGATTCCCGCACTGGAGAGCCAGCTTTAGATCTTCCAAGAATTTTTGGAATCCATCTTTTCTTAGCCGGCCTGACATGCTTTGGGTTTGGCGCATTTCATTGCTCATCTGTTGGCATATGGGTCTCTGATCCATATGGATTAACGGGGCATGTAGAAAAAGTTGCACCAGTCTGGGGTGCAGAAGGATTTAATCCATTCAACGCTGGAGGAATTGTCGCCAATCACGTTGGAGCAGGACTTCTAGGAATCATTGGTGGAATATTCCATATCACCAATAGACCTGGAGAAAGGCTCTACAGAGCTCTAAAGCTTGGTAGCCTTGAAGGCGTTCTAGCTAGTGCTCTAGCAGCTGTTCTTTTCGTATCCTTCGTAGTTGCGGGAACCATGTGGTATGGATCAGCAACAACTCCGGTTGAATTATTTGGTCCTACTAGATATCAATGGGATTCTGGGTATTTCAAAACTGAAATCAACCGCAGAGTTCAAGAGTCTATGAATGATGGTGCTTCGAAAGCTGAAGCCTATGCAGCCATTCCTGAGCAACTTGCTTTCTATGACTATGTAGGTAATAGTCCAGCAAAGGGAGGACTTTTCAGAGTTGGTGCAATGGTTAATGGAGATGGAGTTCCGAGTGGATGGCAAGGTCACATCTCATTTACTGATAGCGATGGCAATGACTTAGAAGTAAGAAGAATTCCAAATTTCTTTGAGAACTTCCCTGTCATTCTTGAAGACAAAGATGGGAACGTTAAAGCTGACATTCCTTTCCGTCGAGCCGAAGCTAAGTACTCCATTGAACAAACTGGAGTCACAGCGACTGTTTATGGTGGTGAATTAAATGGACAAACATTTACTGATCCAGTAATAGTTAAACGTCTAGCTAGAAAATCTCAGCTTGGAGAAGCCTTCAAGTTTGACAGAGATCGTTACAAGTCAGATGGTGTATTCAGAAGCTCTCCAAGAGCCTGGTTCACTTATGCTCACTTGTGTTTTGGCTTGCTATTCCTCTTTGGGCACTGGTGGCACGCCGCTAGGACTCTCTTTGGCGACAGATTCTCAGGTATCGATCCAGAGCTTGGTGATCAGGTTGAGTTTGGTCTCTTCAAAAAACTTGGAGACGAATCCACACGCCGAATTCCTGGTCGAGCCTAA
- a CDS encoding acyl-CoA thioesterase, with product MSSTINRWSLTKKVLPQHTDHAGVMWHGSYLNFLEEGRIDALDKVGHSYSKLSEKGFEIPVVSIQLRYKISFFHGEKVFLSSQFKLENKIRLNCKTLFLKPNGNIGAEAIIGLVVVRKTNGSIKLVRELPFEIKNILLMLEEGPKV from the coding sequence ATGAGTTCAACAATTAATAGATGGAGTTTAACAAAAAAAGTTCTTCCACAGCACACTGACCATGCAGGGGTTATGTGGCATGGCTCTTATTTAAACTTTTTAGAAGAGGGGAGAATTGATGCTTTGGATAAAGTTGGTCATTCGTATTCAAAACTATCTGAAAAGGGTTTCGAAATTCCAGTTGTTTCAATTCAACTTAGATATAAAATATCTTTTTTTCACGGCGAAAAGGTTTTTTTATCGAGTCAATTTAAGCTGGAAAATAAAATAAGACTTAATTGTAAAACTTTATTTTTAAAACCAAATGGTAATATTGGTGCAGAAGCAATAATAGGACTTGTTGTTGTAAGAAAAACAAATGGCTCTATAAAGTTAGTAAGAGAATTACCATTCGAAATTAAAAATATTTTATTAATGCTAGAAGAAGGCCCAAAAGTTTAA
- a CDS encoding FGGY-family carbohydrate kinase, protein MLNNSLVLGIDLGTSGVRIAIINTKKKILFTSSKTYSKGLEVSEDWINSLKTLIQEIPKGLKEKLVSCSVAGTSGTLLACKRDGQPLGKALPYFLSFSEYSYEIEKLFTKECAGSSISGSVGRALRLLALYGNEIILRHQADWISGWFINNWEYGEEGNNIRMGWDISNSSWPENFQNLKWLKCLPKIISSGQIMGTICNKKANELSLPKNLQVIAGTTDSNAGVLATFPNKNDGITILGSTIVIKKFVNKPLEGKGISNHKLLGNWLSGGASNAGSAILLDFFNLEYIEELSKQINPNNSSGLNLLPLSSRGERFPIDDPNLQPKLEPRPVSDSLYLHALFEGLAKIEARGWQKINELGANLPQQIITIGGGAKNITWKKIREREIGIPIKICNRPPAAGVASIALQGLL, encoded by the coding sequence ATGTTAAATAATTCTCTTGTCCTTGGTATAGATCTTGGGACATCAGGCGTAAGAATTGCAATCATTAATACTAAGAAAAAAATATTATTCACATCATCAAAAACATACTCTAAAGGTCTTGAAGTGTCTGAAGACTGGATAAATAGCCTTAAAACTCTAATACAAGAAATTCCAAAAGGTCTTAAAGAAAAATTAGTTTCTTGTTCAGTAGCTGGAACCTCTGGAACTCTATTGGCATGCAAGAGAGATGGACAGCCTCTTGGGAAAGCCCTACCTTATTTCTTATCCTTTTCAGAATATTCATACGAGATAGAAAAGCTATTTACTAAAGAATGTGCAGGATCAAGCATAAGTGGAAGTGTTGGGAGAGCACTAAGACTTTTAGCCTTATATGGTAATGAAATAATCTTAAGGCACCAAGCAGATTGGATTAGTGGATGGTTTATAAATAATTGGGAGTATGGGGAAGAAGGTAACAATATTAGGATGGGTTGGGACATATCAAATAGTTCATGGCCAGAAAATTTTCAGAATTTAAAATGGTTAAAATGTCTTCCGAAAATAATTTCTTCAGGACAAATAATGGGGACTATATGTAATAAAAAAGCAAATGAACTAAGTTTACCAAAAAATCTTCAAGTGATAGCAGGAACTACAGATTCTAATGCTGGGGTTTTAGCCACTTTTCCTAATAAAAATGATGGGATAACAATCCTTGGCAGCACAATAGTAATTAAGAAGTTCGTTAATAAGCCTCTTGAGGGGAAAGGTATTTCAAATCATAAATTATTAGGGAATTGGCTATCTGGTGGAGCATCTAATGCAGGGTCTGCAATACTACTAGATTTCTTTAATCTTGAATATATTGAAGAATTAAGCAAACAAATAAATCCTAATAACTCGTCAGGATTAAACCTTCTTCCATTATCAAGTCGAGGAGAAAGATTTCCAATAGATGATCCCAATTTACAACCTAAACTTGAGCCAAGACCCGTAAGTGATTCTCTTTATCTTCATGCATTATTTGAAGGGTTAGCGAAAATAGAAGCAAGAGGCTGGCAAAAAATCAATGAATTAGGAGCTAATTTACCTCAGCAAATAATTACTATTGGAGGAGGAGCAAAAAATATTACTTGGAAAAAAATAAGAGAAAGAGAAATTGGCATACCAATAAAAATTTGCAACAGACCTCCCGCTGCAGGAGTAGCAAGTATTGCTTTGCAGGGATTATTATGA
- the minE gene encoding cell division topological specificity factor MinE, with product MAMTLRDIINKLLRRQPASASTARERLQLVLAHDRSDLSTELLDQMRKEILEVVAKYVEIDVDEGAVSLETEDRMTALVANLPIKRTMTGQIQLKEPKNQSEVNSPETEGTDQVS from the coding sequence ATGGCAATGACACTTAGAGACATTATCAACAAGTTACTTCGTAGACAGCCGGCTAGCGCTAGTACCGCGCGCGAGAGGTTGCAACTGGTTCTAGCTCATGATCGATCAGATCTCAGTACAGAACTTTTAGATCAAATGAGAAAAGAAATACTTGAGGTGGTCGCAAAGTATGTAGAGATAGATGTGGATGAAGGAGCAGTAAGTCTTGAGACAGAGGATCGCATGACCGCATTAGTTGCAAACTTACCAATAAAAAGAACTATGACTGGGCAAATCCAACTTAAAGAGCCTAAGAATCAGTCAGAAGTAAATTCCCCAGAAACTGAAGGCACAGATCAAGTATCTTAA
- a CDS encoding HAD family hydrolase has translation MAELLIKNSSVGFIKAVIFDKDGTLSNSEKCLLELAKTRIIFFERKFKKLKLNNIKIWIIKKLLISVYGLKKNCLSAKASLAIASREQNIISTATIFTLFGFDWFQSLSIGKEIFDEVDIYLSNQKSNTQHHRTLISGALDLLVSLKRKGVSIALMTNDTKRGFEEFIFRNKLEGIFDYYWSAENKPSKPNPEAVIELCKRMNSNPSDCALISDADTDLRMAKEAGINIVVGFNGGWQIPPVLTEKRFLIEKLNELKIHSSH, from the coding sequence ATGGCAGAACTATTAATTAAGAATAGCTCTGTTGGTTTTATTAAGGCAGTAATATTTGATAAGGATGGGACCTTATCAAATAGTGAAAAATGCTTATTAGAACTGGCTAAAACTAGGATAATTTTTTTTGAACGTAAATTTAAAAAATTAAAACTAAACAATATTAAAATTTGGATAATAAAAAAATTACTTATTTCAGTTTATGGATTAAAAAAAAATTGTCTTTCTGCTAAAGCAAGCTTAGCGATAGCTTCTAGAGAGCAAAATATTATATCAACTGCGACAATCTTTACTTTATTTGGTTTCGATTGGTTTCAATCACTTTCAATAGGTAAAGAAATCTTCGATGAAGTAGATATTTACCTTTCTAATCAAAAAAGTAATACGCAGCATCATAGAACTCTAATTTCAGGAGCTTTAGATCTATTGGTTTCTCTAAAAAGAAAAGGAGTATCTATTGCATTAATGACAAATGATACAAAAAGAGGGTTTGAAGAATTTATTTTCAGGAATAAATTGGAAGGTATATTTGATTATTATTGGAGTGCTGAGAATAAACCTTCTAAACCCAATCCAGAAGCAGTTATAGAACTTTGCAAAAGAATGAACTCTAATCCTTCAGATTGTGCTCTTATTTCAGATGCAGATACTGATTTAAGAATGGCCAAAGAAGCTGGTATAAACATAGTAGTTGGCTTTAATGGTGGATGGCAAATCCCCCCAGTTTTGACTGAAAAAAGATTTCTTATAGAAAAATTAAATGAATTAAAAATTCATTCAAGCCACTAA
- a CDS encoding photosystem II reaction center protein T: MEAFSYVLILTLALVTLFFAVAFRDPPKYDK, from the coding sequence ATGGAAGCTTTCTCCTACGTGCTAATCCTTACTTTGGCACTTGTAACGCTCTTCTTTGCTGTCGCATTTCGTGATCCTCCGAAATACGACAAGTAA
- the minD gene encoding septum site-determining protein MinD has product MATDTRVILICSGKGGVGKTTLTANLGISLARQGLTTAVLDADFGLRNLDLLLGLENRIVYTAQEVLEEECRLDQALVKHKQESNLSLLPAGNPRMLDWLKPEDMKRIVDMLREQFNYVLIDCPAGVEDGFKNAMAASQEAIVVTNPEVSAVRDADRVIGLLNTNSIKPVQLVLNRVRPKMMANQEMLSIDDVTDILALPLLGLVLEDEQVIVSTNRGEPLTLNSINSPAAKCYLNIAKRLQGEDIPLIDPVEESSGFGAKFRRLMQTKIF; this is encoded by the coding sequence GTGGCGACAGATACACGCGTCATTCTTATTTGCTCAGGCAAGGGTGGGGTCGGCAAGACAACCCTCACTGCTAATCTTGGCATTTCACTAGCAAGGCAAGGCTTAACCACTGCTGTTTTAGACGCAGACTTTGGTCTGAGAAATTTGGATTTACTATTAGGTCTTGAAAATCGAATTGTATATACGGCACAAGAAGTTCTTGAGGAGGAATGCAGACTGGATCAGGCCTTAGTGAAGCACAAGCAAGAATCCAATCTATCTTTACTTCCTGCGGGGAATCCAAGAATGCTTGATTGGTTAAAACCCGAAGATATGAAGCGCATAGTAGATATGTTAAGAGAACAGTTCAATTACGTTTTAATTGACTGCCCTGCAGGAGTTGAAGATGGATTTAAAAATGCCATGGCAGCCTCTCAAGAAGCCATTGTAGTTACCAATCCTGAGGTATCAGCAGTAAGAGATGCAGACAGAGTAATTGGTTTACTGAACACAAATTCTATTAAACCAGTCCAATTAGTTCTTAATAGAGTTAGGCCAAAGATGATGGCCAACCAAGAAATGCTTTCTATCGATGATGTGACTGATATTTTAGCCTTACCTTTACTTGGGCTTGTTCTAGAGGATGAACAGGTAATTGTAAGTACAAATCGAGGGGAGCCACTAACTTTAAATAGCATTAATTCCCCAGCAGCCAAATGTTATCTAAATATTGCCAAGAGATTACAAGGAGAAGATATTCCACTTATTGATCCCGTAGAGGAGAGTTCTGGATTTGGTGCGAAATTTAGAAGACTAATGCAAACAAAAATTTTCTAA
- the metK gene encoding methionine adenosyltransferase, whose amino-acid sequence MSRYVFTSESVTEGHPDKICDQVSDAVLDACLSADPTSRVACEAVVNTGLCLITGEITSKAEVDFNKLVREVIKNIGYRSASDGGFDANSCAVLVALDQQSSDIAQGVNEAEDHSTDPLDQVGAGDQGIMFGFACDETPELMPLPISLAHRLARRLALVRHQKLIDYLLPDGKTQVSVSYENGVPCSIDTILISTQHKAEIDGITLEEEIQKRIAKDLWKFVVEPATEDLSLKPAKESTRFLVNPTGKFVIGGPQGDAGLTGRKIIVDTYGGYARHGGGAFSGKDPTKVDRSAAYAARFVAKALVAANLAKKIEVQLSYAIGVAKPISILVDSFGTGKVTDSELTQLVQAQFDLRPGAIIKAFDLQNLPSMRGGRFYRDTAAYGHFGRTDILLPWEDVSQKAKELSLLK is encoded by the coding sequence ATGAGTAGATACGTTTTCACCTCTGAATCTGTCACTGAAGGACATCCAGACAAAATCTGTGATCAAGTGAGTGACGCAGTTTTAGATGCATGCCTAAGTGCAGATCCAACCAGCAGAGTCGCATGTGAAGCAGTTGTTAATACTGGCTTATGTTTAATAACTGGAGAAATAACTTCAAAAGCAGAGGTGGATTTTAACAAGCTTGTCAGAGAAGTCATCAAAAACATTGGATATAGAAGTGCTAGTGATGGTGGATTTGATGCTAATAGTTGCGCCGTTCTAGTCGCACTTGACCAACAGTCTTCAGATATAGCTCAAGGTGTAAATGAAGCTGAAGATCATTCAACAGATCCGCTCGATCAAGTTGGGGCTGGTGATCAGGGGATCATGTTTGGATTTGCTTGTGACGAGACTCCTGAACTTATGCCATTGCCAATAAGTCTCGCCCATCGATTAGCACGAAGGCTGGCATTAGTAAGGCACCAAAAATTAATCGACTATCTTTTACCTGATGGCAAAACCCAAGTAAGTGTCTCCTACGAAAACGGAGTACCATGCTCCATAGACACAATCTTGATTTCAACGCAGCACAAAGCAGAGATAGATGGAATAACTCTTGAAGAGGAAATCCAAAAAAGAATCGCTAAAGACCTATGGAAATTTGTTGTTGAGCCTGCGACTGAAGACCTGTCTCTGAAACCTGCTAAAGAATCAACTCGCTTCCTTGTTAATCCCACTGGGAAATTTGTTATTGGAGGTCCTCAAGGCGACGCAGGTCTAACTGGAAGAAAAATAATTGTTGACACCTATGGTGGATATGCTCGACATGGAGGAGGCGCTTTCTCAGGGAAAGACCCCACTAAGGTTGATAGATCTGCAGCTTATGCAGCAAGATTTGTTGCGAAGGCATTAGTTGCAGCAAATCTGGCAAAAAAAATTGAAGTTCAATTAAGTTATGCAATCGGAGTAGCAAAACCCATATCGATACTTGTGGATTCATTTGGGACAGGAAAGGTTACAGACTCTGAACTAACACAACTTGTACAAGCTCAATTCGATCTAAGACCAGGCGCAATCATCAAAGCATTCGATCTTCAAAACCTACCAAGTATGAGAGGTGGTCGATTTTATAGAGATACTGCGGCCTATGGTCATTTTGGTAGAACGGATATTCTTCTCCCATGGGAGGACGTATCTCAAAAAGCAAAAGAACTAAGTTTACTCAAATAA
- the prmC gene encoding peptide chain release factor N(5)-glutamine methyltransferase — protein sequence MILIGGRKVDFDWLLDMSAGVSWAKLQSIILSPEKFISLDISTDEIEVIWKSHLKDQTPLQYLISKCPWRDVELEVSSEALIPRQETEFLIDIALKKITNFDSGRWADLGTGSGAIAVSLAKSLPNWNGHAADISNEALELAKRNLKSIVPHANVRFSLGDWWEPLKRWRGSFDLVLSNPPYIPSDLIEELEPVVKNHEPLIALDGGEDGMNASRKIILGALNGLSKGGWLILEHHYDQSEKIISFMKKIGMEEVSFEQDLSGINRYAICRRK from the coding sequence ATGATATTGATAGGTGGTAGGAAAGTTGATTTTGATTGGCTTTTGGATATGTCTGCTGGAGTCTCTTGGGCTAAATTGCAAAGCATTATTTTGAGTCCTGAGAAGTTTATTTCCTTAGATATCTCAACTGATGAAATAGAAGTTATTTGGAAATCTCATTTAAAAGATCAAACCCCACTTCAATATTTGATTTCTAAGTGCCCTTGGAGAGATGTTGAGTTAGAGGTTTCATCAGAGGCTCTGATCCCTAGACAAGAAACAGAATTTTTGATTGATATTGCTTTGAAAAAAATTACTAATTTTGATTCTGGAAGATGGGCTGATCTCGGAACAGGCTCTGGAGCTATTGCAGTATCTTTAGCTAAATCTCTTCCTAATTGGAATGGACACGCAGCTGATATTAGTAATGAAGCATTAGAACTAGCAAAAAGAAATTTAAAATCTATTGTGCCACATGCGAATGTGAGATTTTCTTTGGGTGATTGGTGGGAACCTTTGAAAAGATGGAGGGGGAGCTTTGATTTGGTTTTAAGTAATCCTCCTTATATACCCTCCGATTTAATTGAAGAGTTAGAGCCAGTTGTTAAAAACCATGAGCCATTGATTGCTTTGGATGGTGGAGAGGATGGAATGAATGCTTCTAGGAAAATCATCCTTGGAGCGTTAAATGGACTTTCCAAAGGAGGTTGGTTGATTCTTGAGCATCATTATGATCAAAGTGAAAAGATAATTAGTTTTATGAAGAAAATTGGAATGGAGGAAGTTTCTTTTGAACAAGATTTAAGTGGAATCAATCGCTATGCAATTTGTCGTAGAAAATGA
- the minC gene encoding septum site-determining protein MinC yields the protein MNLNNQKIIINIDDRNYPNWKIDLKNKLKNLKSNNLEIDSRNIDLSCKDISEIIAIANQYDCKIISFCSSSPKTIVSSQSLGYKSQFIFENSSKNISEINKKNLTFLKTHFHQGTVRSGEYLESPGDLLILGDVNPGAKVSAEGNIIIWGRLLGIAHAGSKGNSKARISALQLRPVQLRIAKKVARGPKEKPHFGLAEQARIDSEEIIISPLETT from the coding sequence ATGAATTTAAACAATCAAAAAATAATAATCAATATAGACGATAGAAACTATCCTAATTGGAAAATAGATTTAAAAAATAAATTAAAAAACCTGAAGTCAAATAACTTAGAAATAGATTCTAGAAATATCGATCTTTCATGTAAAGACATATCAGAAATAATAGCAATTGCGAATCAATATGATTGTAAGATTATTAGTTTTTGCTCATCATCTCCAAAGACGATTGTAAGTTCTCAATCACTAGGTTATAAATCTCAATTTATTTTTGAAAATTCTTCAAAAAATATCTCAGAGATAAATAAGAAAAATCTAACTTTTTTAAAAACTCACTTTCATCAAGGAACTGTACGGTCAGGGGAATATCTTGAAAGTCCTGGGGATTTGTTAATCCTTGGAGATGTTAATCCAGGTGCAAAAGTTAGCGCAGAGGGAAATATAATTATATGGGGAAGGCTACTTGGGATTGCCCATGCAGGCAGCAAAGGCAACTCTAAAGCAAGAATATCGGCACTTCAACTTAGACCTGTTCAACTAAGAATCGCTAAAAAAGTTGCTAGAGGGCCTAAGGAGAAGCCTCATTTTGGCCTTGCAGAGCAAGCAAGAATCGATTCTGAAGAAATTATTATTTCCCCACTGGAGACAACATAA
- a CDS encoding 30S ribosomal protein S1, translating to MSENQASKIQEKNPEKETSIPEENVSNSTSAKLEENSMSELKEDDIPKNIPAADDSSSRINKSDLESAGFTLDEFASLLSKYDYNFKPGDIVNGTVFALESKGAMIDIGAKTAAFMPMQEVSINRVEGLSDVLQPSEIREFFIMTEENEDGQLSLSIRRIEYQRAWERVRQLQKEDATIYSEVFATNRGGALVRVEGLRGFIPGSHISTRKAKEELVADFLPLKFLEVDEERNRLVLSHRRALVERKMNRLEVGEVVVGAVRGIKPYGAFIDIGGVSGLLHISEISHEHIETPHSVLNVNDQMKVMIIDLDAERGRISLSTKALEPEPGDMLTDPQKVFDKAEEMAARYKQMLLEQAEEGEDPIAVMTI from the coding sequence ATGTCTGAAAATCAAGCGAGCAAAATTCAAGAAAAAAATCCTGAAAAAGAGACATCAATACCTGAAGAAAATGTCTCTAATTCCACAAGTGCAAAGCTTGAAGAAAATTCAATGAGTGAATTAAAAGAAGACGATATTCCGAAAAACATTCCTGCTGCTGATGACTCATCAAGCAGAATTAATAAGAGTGATCTTGAAAGTGCAGGTTTCACGCTTGATGAATTTGCATCTTTATTAAGTAAATATGACTACAACTTTAAACCTGGGGACATAGTTAATGGAACAGTTTTTGCCCTTGAATCGAAAGGAGCAATGATTGACATTGGAGCCAAAACAGCTGCTTTTATGCCTATGCAAGAAGTCTCAATAAATAGAGTCGAGGGTCTAAGTGATGTTTTACAGCCTTCAGAAATTAGAGAGTTTTTTATAATGACTGAGGAAAATGAGGATGGTCAATTATCTTTATCCATCAGGAGAATTGAATATCAACGAGCTTGGGAAAGAGTTAGACAATTACAAAAAGAAGATGCCACAATTTACTCTGAGGTTTTCGCCACAAATAGAGGCGGTGCACTTGTTCGAGTTGAAGGCCTCAGAGGCTTTATTCCTGGATCACACATAAGCACTAGAAAGGCGAAAGAAGAACTAGTTGCTGATTTCTTACCATTGAAATTCTTAGAGGTTGATGAAGAAAGAAATAGGCTTGTTTTAAGTCATCGCAGAGCTTTAGTTGAAAGGAAAATGAATCGTCTTGAAGTTGGAGAAGTTGTTGTTGGAGCAGTCAGAGGAATTAAACCATATGGTGCATTCATAGACATTGGAGGCGTAAGTGGACTTCTTCACATCTCTGAAATAAGCCATGAACATATTGAAACTCCTCACTCGGTATTAAATGTTAATGATCAAATGAAGGTCATGATTATTGATCTAGACGCTGAAAGAGGAAGAATTTCTCTATCGACAAAGGCACTTGAACCAGAACCTGGAGACATGCTGACTGACCCTCAAAAAGTTTTTGACAAGGCTGAAGAGATGGCAGCAAGATACAAACAAATGCTTCTTGAGCAAGCAGAAGAAGGTGAAGATCCTATTGCAGTAATGACTATTTGA
- a CDS encoding L-threonylcarbamoyladenylate synthase, producing the protein MESIAMQFVVENEMITQQFGIFDLALKLKKGSLALFPTDTLPALCSYPKYSKKIWTIKKRPLSKPLILMGGCLDDLFEFVHPCALEQSLKLAKIYWPGALTMVLPTIGNFSKHLNGNSNAVGFRVPALRLARDLLMQTGPLATTSANISGEAPVKDAMEASIQFPGIPILAPIPWPNSSGMASTVVEWENGKWNVLRPGSVVLK; encoded by the coding sequence GTGGAATCAATCGCTATGCAATTTGTCGTAGAAAATGAAATGATCACTCAGCAATTTGGAATCTTTGACTTGGCTTTAAAGTTGAAAAAGGGATCTTTAGCTTTATTCCCTACTGATACTTTGCCAGCACTTTGTTCATACCCAAAATACTCAAAAAAAATTTGGACTATTAAGAAAAGGCCTTTAAGTAAGCCACTTATATTAATGGGAGGTTGCTTGGATGATTTGTTTGAATTTGTTCATCCTTGTGCTTTGGAACAAAGCTTGAAATTGGCAAAAATCTATTGGCCGGGAGCATTAACAATGGTTTTACCAACAATAGGAAATTTTTCTAAGCATTTGAATGGCAATTCAAATGCTGTTGGTTTTAGAGTCCCCGCATTAAGACTTGCAAGAGATTTGCTGATGCAAACTGGTCCTCTTGCAACTACAAGTGCAAACATTTCTGGAGAAGCACCTGTTAAAGATGCGATGGAAGCTTCGATTCAATTCCCTGGGATTCCAATATTGGCTCCTATTCCTTGGCCAAATTCTTCTGGCATGGCAAGTACAGTTGTTGAATGGGAAAATGGAAAGTGGAATGTGTTAAGGCCTGGTTCAGTCGTTTTGAAATAA
- the psbM gene encoding photosystem II reaction center protein PsbM, with product METTSFGFAASLLFVGVPTIFLIGLFVSTSDGEKSSFYSDTSKGRLSPEPKK from the coding sequence ATGGAAACCACTAGTTTTGGCTTTGCCGCAAGTCTTTTATTTGTTGGAGTACCAACTATCTTTCTTATCGGTTTGTTTGTTTCTACCAGTGATGGTGAGAAATCAAGCTTTTATTCTGATACCAGTAAGGGAAGATTGAGCCCTGAACCTAAAAAGTAA